A single region of the Gracilibacillus caseinilyticus genome encodes:
- a CDS encoding class I SAM-dependent methyltransferase: protein MIITTAGRTTDIFIREAQVLAEQYHFPYVERKGVSVEQLKKRYHTDVLVVGKNRLNLSPQELQTDVFFHPNMAMVRAKRLLKGEGDPFIQATGLRSGMSYLDCTLGLASDAIIASIAVGPSGVVTGVEGSFPLYLLVKEGLQHYQSANAAINTAMKQIEVKHAMHLQFLQHTETNAYDVIYFDPMFEERIDTSDGIKGLRSRSITEAITEHTIAEAKRVARKRVVLKDHYKSKRFAEFGFEQQIRKTALFHYGVIDVY, encoded by the coding sequence ATGATTATCACTACAGCAGGTCGAACTACTGACATTTTTATCCGAGAAGCACAAGTATTAGCAGAGCAATATCACTTCCCATATGTCGAACGGAAAGGCGTATCGGTAGAGCAGTTAAAAAAGCGGTATCACACAGATGTGCTGGTGGTAGGGAAAAATCGATTAAACCTATCTCCTCAAGAACTGCAAACGGATGTCTTTTTTCATCCTAATATGGCAATGGTGCGGGCAAAACGGTTACTAAAAGGTGAAGGGGATCCATTTATTCAGGCAACAGGGCTAAGATCCGGAATGTCTTATTTGGACTGTACATTAGGTCTAGCGTCAGATGCAATCATCGCAAGTATTGCTGTCGGTCCAAGCGGTGTAGTGACAGGTGTGGAAGGAAGCTTTCCATTATATCTGTTAGTTAAGGAGGGGCTGCAACATTATCAATCTGCTAATGCGGCAATTAATACTGCTATGAAACAAATCGAAGTAAAGCATGCAATGCATTTACAATTTCTGCAGCACACGGAGACAAATGCTTATGATGTCATTTATTTTGATCCGATGTTCGAGGAAAGAATAGACACTTCCGATGGGATAAAAGGGTTGCGTTCCAGATCCATAACGGAAGCGATAACAGAGCATACGATAGCAGAAGCCAAACGTGTTGCACGAAAGCGGGTTGTATTAAAAGACCATTATAAAAGTAAGCGATTC
- a CDS encoding manganese-dependent inorganic pyrophosphatase — protein sequence MANTLIFGHKNPDTDTICSAIAYAELKTALGEDVEAVRLGEVNGETQFALDYFKQAAPRMVENVSDEVDQVILVDHNESQQSAEDIDRVQVLEVIDHHRIANFETNDPLYYRAEPVGCTATILNKIYKEHNVEIKKETAGLMLSAIISDSLLFKSPTCTDQDVAAAKELAEIAGVDADSYGLDMLKAGADLSDKTPQELISLDAKEFDMNGNKVEIAQVNTVDINDVLSLRSEIEPVIEKTVADKGLKLFVFLITDILNNDSVVLTVGEAGDKVAEAFDVTLDDSTATLKGVVSRKKQVVPNLQNIF from the coding sequence ATGGCAAACACATTAATTTTTGGACACAAAAATCCGGATACAGATACGATCTGTTCAGCAATTGCTTATGCCGAATTAAAGACGGCTTTAGGGGAAGATGTAGAAGCTGTTCGACTTGGTGAAGTGAACGGGGAAACACAATTTGCTTTAGACTACTTTAAACAAGCAGCACCACGTATGGTGGAAAACGTGTCTGATGAAGTCGATCAGGTAATTTTGGTTGACCATAACGAAAGTCAGCAAAGTGCGGAAGATATTGATCGTGTTCAAGTATTAGAAGTAATTGATCATCACCGTATTGCCAATTTTGAAACAAATGATCCATTGTACTATCGTGCGGAACCAGTTGGCTGTACAGCGACTATTCTAAATAAAATCTATAAAGAACATAATGTAGAGATCAAAAAAGAAACTGCAGGCTTGATGCTTTCTGCTATTATTTCTGATTCTTTATTATTTAAATCTCCAACATGTACGGACCAGGATGTTGCAGCTGCTAAAGAATTAGCTGAAATTGCTGGTGTAGATGCGGATAGCTATGGTCTTGACATGTTAAAAGCTGGTGCTGATCTCAGCGATAAGACGCCCCAAGAATTAATTAGTCTTGATGCAAAAGAATTCGATATGAATGGTAACAAAGTAGAAATCGCTCAAGTCAACACGGTAGATATCAATGATGTCCTTTCATTGAGAAGCGAAATTGAGCCTGTTATTGAAAAAACAGTAGCAGACAAAGGCTTGAAGCTATTTGTATTTTTAATTACGGACATTTTAAATAACGATTCGGTTGTGTTAACAGTGGGTGAAGCTGGCGATAAAGTAGCAGAAGCATTTGATGTGACCTTAGATGATTCGACTGCTACTTTAAAGGGCGTAGTGTCTCGTAAGAAACAAGTTGTGCCAAATTTACAAAATATATTTTAA